The window CTTCGACCGGGTCAACCGCCAGGACTTCGACGCCTGCGAGCGCACGCAGCCCGGAATGAGCTCCCGCATGTACGCCAAGGGCGGTGTGCTGGTGCCCAGCGAGCACCACATCGGCGCCTTCCACGACTGGGTGAACGAACGCCTGGGCACCGGCGGACAGTGACCGGGGCCGGTCAGCCCAGGTGGCCCATCCGGTGGCTGATCTCCTCCGCGCCCTTGAGCAGTACCGGGGAGAGTTCGTGCAGGCGCTCCTCGGTGAAGCGGTACGAGGGTCCGGAGGCGCTGAGCGCCGCGATGACCTGGCCGTCCCGGTCGCGGACCGGCGCGGCCATGGCGTGCAGGCCGATCTCCAGCTCCTCCAGGGCCAAGGCGTAGCCACGCTCGCGGGCCTCCGCGAGGTTCTTCTCGAGCTTCGTCTTCGCGGTGATGGTGCGCGGGGTGACCTTGTTCAGGCCGGCCCCGGCGAGCAGTTCGGCGCGTTCCTTGGCAGGCAGGTGGGCCAGCAGGATCTTGCCGCTGGAGGTGGCGTGCAGCGGGGTCAGCTGGCCGACCCAGTTGTACGCGCTGACGGCTCCCGGGCCGCGCACCTCGTAGAGGTTGACGGCGTAGTGCTCCTGCATCACGGCGATGTTGACGGTCTCGCCGATCTCCTCGGCGAGCTGTTCACAGACCGGACGGCCCTGCTGGGTGATGTCGATGCGTCCCGTGACCGCACCGGCCAGGCGTACGATGCCGAACCCGAGGCGGTACTTTCCGCGCTCGCCCGCCTGCTCCACCAGGCCACGCACCTCCAGGGCGCCGAGCAGGCGGAACGCGGTCGACTTGTGAACATCGATCTCGGCGGCCACCTCGCTGACCCCTGCCTCGCCGCGCTGGGCCAGGATCTCCAGGACGCTGATGGCGCGGTCGACCGACTGCACTCCGCCGGACTGCGAATTTGACGTTTCGGTGTCTTGGCTGTGGTTGCTCACAACGAAACTATACGCGCAGTAAACAACACCATCGCAAGTAACAGGGGCGAAACCCGGGGCTCGTAAGTTGCGTGGCTCGCAACCTGGTGCGTATAGCGATACTGGTACTAGCATGCCTCGCGTATCTACGGCGCGAGCGAGACGAGGCATCATGGCTCCCCTGCAATACGACTTCGTCATCGTCGGCGGCGGATCGGCCGGCAGCGCACTGGCGAACAGGCTCTCCGCGGACCCGGCGAACCGGGTACTGGTTCTGGAGGCCGGCCGCTCCGACTACCCGTGGGACGTCTTCATCCAGATGCCCGCGGCGCTGACCTATCCGATCGGCAGCCGCTTCTACGACTGGAAGTACGAGTCCGAGCCCGAGCCCCACATGGGCGGCCGGCGTGTGTACCACGCGCGCGGCAAGGTGCTGGGCGGCTCCAGCAGCATCAACGGCATGATCTTCCAGCGCGGCAACCCCATGGACTACGAGCGCTGGGCGGCCGACCCCGGGATGGAGACCTGGGACTACGCGCACTGTCTGCCGTACTTCCGGCGGATGGAGAACTGTCTGGCGGCCGATCCGGACGACGAGTTCCGAGGCCATGACGGGCCCCTCGTCCTGGAACGCGGCCCGGCGACCAATCCGTTGTTCGGCGCCTTCCTCAAGGCCACCGAAGAAGCGGGCTACGCCCCCACGGACGACGTCAACGGCTACCGGCAGGAAGGCTTCGCCAAGTTCGACCGCAACGTCCACCGCGGACGCCGGCTGTCGGCCTCCAAGGCGTACCTCAAGCCGGTCAAGAAGCGCCCCAACCTCACGATCAAGACGCGTGCTCTGGTCACCCGCGTCCTCTTCGAGGGCAAGAAGGCCGTCGGTGTCGAGTATCAGCGCGGCAGGGGTGCCCTCCAGCAGGTCCGTGCCAGGGAAGTCATTCTGTGCGGCGGCGCGATCAACTCCCCGCAGCTGCTCCAGCTCTCCGGCGTCGGCAACGCGGAGGAACTGAGCGCCCTCGGCATCGACGTCGTCCACGACCTCCCGGGCGTCGGCGAGAACATGCAGGACCACCTGGAGGTGTACGTCCAGTACGCCTGCAAGCAGCCGGTTTCCATGCAGCCGTACATGGCGAAGTGGCGTGCCCCCTTCATCGGGCTCCAGTGGCTCTTCCGCAAGGGCCCGGCCGCCACGAACCACTTCGAGGCCGGCGGCTTCGCGCGCAGCAACGAGGATGTCGACTACCCCAACCTGATGTTCCACTTCCTGCCCATCGCGGTCCGCTACGACGGCTCCTCGCCGGCCGGCGGCCACGGCTACCAGGTGCACGTGGGTCCCATGTACTCCGACGCGATCGGCTCGGTGAAAATCAAGAGCAAGGACCCGCGCGAGCACCCGGCGCTGCGCTTCAACTACCTCTCCACCGAACAGGACCGGCGTGAGTGGGTCGAGGCGATCCGCGTCGCCCGCAAGCTGCTCAGTCAGCCCGCGATGGCCCCGTACAACGACGGGGAGGTCTCGCCCGGGCCGAAGGTGGACTCGGACGAGGAGATCCTCGACTGGGTCGCCAAGGAGGGCGAGACCGCCCTGCACCCGTCCTGCACCTGCAAGATGGGCCCCTCCGCCGACGAGATGGCTGTCGTCGACCCGGAGAGCATGCGCGTGCACGGCGTCGAGGGCCTGCGTGTCGTCGACGCGTCGGTGATGCCGTACGTCACCAACGGCAACATCTACGCCCCGGTGATGATGATCGCCGAGAAGGCCGCCGACCTGATCCTCGGCAAGGAGCCGCTGCCTGCCTCCAAGGCCGCCTACTACCGCCTCCGCGACGCCGAGAAGCGGGCCGAGTAGACCTTGGGCGGCTCGGGGCTCCGGACGCTGCTGGACAGCGTCCGCTACGAGGTGCTGCCCGCCAAGGCGACCGAGGAGAAGGTCCTCGCCCATGTGCCGCGCGACGTCGTCGTCACCGTGACGGCGTCGCCGGTCAAGGGCCTGGAACCGACCCTCGGCCTCACCGTGCGGCTCGCGGCACACGGTTACCGCGTCGTCCCGCATGTGCCCGCGCGGCTGCTGCGGGACGACGCGCACCTGAAGGACGTCGTCGACCGGCTCGGCGAGGCGGGCGTGGACGACGTGTTCGTACCGGCGGGCGACGCCGACCCGCCGGCCGGGCCCTACGACGGGGCGCTGCCGGTGCTACGGCGGCTCAGCGAGCTGGGTAGCCCCTTCGCCCACGTCGGCGTCACCGGCTACCCGGAGAGCCACCCCCTCATCGACGACGACCTCACCATCCAGGCGATGTGGGACAAGCGCGAGCACGCCACGTACATCGTGAGCAACCTCTGCTTCGACCCGCGCGTGCTGGGGGAGTGGCTCGCCCGGATACGGCGGCGGGACGTCACCCTGCCCGTCCACCTGGGCGTGGCGGGGCCCGTGCAGCGGGCGAAGCTGCTGGCGATGGCGACGAAGATCGGCGTGGGGGAGTCGACGCGCTTCCTGACGAAGCACGCGTCGTGGTTCTTGCGGTTCGCGGCGCCGGGTGGTTACTCGCCCGACCGGCTGCTGGCGCGCACCCAGGAGGCCCTCACTGCGCCTTCGGCGGGGGTGGCGGGACTGCACCTGTTCACGTTCAACCAGATCGCCGAGACCGAGCGATGGCGCAGAGCTGTACTGGAGCGGCTTGACCCCCCTTCGGCCTGAACGGCCTCGTCCTCAAACGCCGGAAGGGCTGAGTTGCCCGTCCGGCGTCCGTATACAGAAGTGCTCAGCGGAAGACCACCGTGCGGTGGCCGTCGACCATCACGCGACCCTCGCTGTGCCACTTCACCGCGTGCGCGAGCACCTGTGCCTCGACGTCCCGTCCGACCGTGACCAGTTCGCCCGGGTCGAGTGAGTGGTCCACCCTGACCACGTCCTGCTCGATGATCTGCCCCTCGTCGAGATCGGAGGTGACGTAGTGCGCCGTCGCGCCGACGAGCTTCACCCCGCGGTCGTAGGCCTGCTCGTAAGGGCGCGCGCCCTTGAAGCTGGGGAGGAAGGAGTGGTGGATGTTGATGGCCCGGCCTTCGAACTGCTTGCACAGGTCGTCGGAGAGGATCTGCATGTAGCGGGCCAGCACGACCAGGTCGATGTCCAGCTCGCCCACCAGCTCCAGCAGCCGCGCCTCGGCCTCGCCCTTGGTGTCCTTGGTGACCGGGATGTGGTGGAAGGGGATGCCGTAGGTCTCCGCGAGCCCCTCGAAGTCGCGGTGGTTGGAGACGATCGCCGGGATCTCGATGTTGAGGGAGCCCGTGCGCCGGCGGAAGAGCAGGTCGTTGAGGCAGTGGCCGAACTTGGACACCATGATGAGCGTCCGGGTCGGCGTCGAGGCGTCCCACAGGGTCCAGGAGAACCGGTAGGCCTCCGCCACTGGACCGAATCGGTAACGCAGAGTTTCCAGATCGGCGTTTGGGTCGGAAACGTCGAAGTGGACCCTCATGAAGAAGCGGCCCTGGAGTCGATCATCGAATTGCCGGCTTTCGAGGATGTTGCCGGAGTTCCGGACGAGGAAGCCGCTCACCGCGTGGACGAGTCCCACGCTGTCGGGACAGGAGAGGGTGAGGACGTACTCACGGCCAGGCTGAGGACGAGGGGACATGACGGCCTCCGTCGGTGCGTATTGCACAACAAGGTGAGCGATACGCAACATGGTCGGCTCGTCGCCGCTTGCGGTCAAGGGCGACCAGGCAAGTGCCCACAAGGTGAAATCGTCATCCGCGAACCTCTTGACGTATGTCTGCACATTCGCCAGGGTGTTCCACCACAAGCAATTGAATGCATGATGCGCAACGCATTTCAGCTGAAGGGCTTGGCGCGTGGCACACCTGTATGTGGACGGTTCATGGCGGGATCCGGTGGCCGGAGGCCTCCGCGAGATCCGCTGCCCCGCTGACGGCACGCTCTCGGCGACCGTTGCGGAAGGGACGCGTCCGGACGCCGAGGCGGCGATCGCCGCGGCCCGCCGCGCCTTCGACGAGGGGCCCTGGCCGCGCACCCCCGAGCGCGAGCGTGGCGCGCTGCTGCTGCGGACCGCCGACATCATGGAGCGCGACGGCAAGGAGTTCGCCCGCGCCGAGTCGCTGGACACCGGCAAGCGGCTGGTGGAGAGCGAGTACGACATCGCCGACGTCGTCTCCTGCTTCCGTTACTACGGGGGGCTCGGCGGCACCGACGCCGGCCGGGTGATCGACACCGGACGCGACGACGCCGTCAGCCGCGTCGTCTACGAGCCGGTCGGTGTGTGCGGGCTGATCACCCCTTGGAACTACCCGCTGCTCCAGGCGAGTTGGAAGGTCGCCCCGGCCCTCCTCGCCGGCAACACGATCGTCCTCAAGCCCAGCGAGCTCACCCCCTCCACCTCGATCCTGCTGATGAGGGCACTGGAGGAGGCCGGGCTCCCGGCAGGCGCCGCCAACCTCGTCCTGGGCACCGGGCCCGAGGTGGGCGCACCGCTCTCCGAGGACCCCGCCGTCGACCTGGTCTCCTTCACCGGCGGCTTGGAGACCGGCAAACGGATCATGGCCACGGCCGCGGCGAGCGTGAAGAAGGTGGCGCTGGAGCTCGGCGGCAAGAATCCCAACGTGGTCTTCGCCGACGCCGACTTCGAGACGGCCGTGGACTTCGCGCTCACGGCCGTCTTCCTGCACTCGGGGCAGGTCTGCTCGGCCGGCGCCCGGCTGATCGTCGAGGACTCGCTGCACGACCGCTTCGTCGACGAGGTCGTCCGCCGGGCCCGGCAGATCCGCCTCGGCGGTCCCTTCGACGCCGAGGCCGAGACCGGGGCGCTGATCTCCGCCCAGCACCTGGCGAAGGTCGAGGCGTACGTCGCCGCGGGGATCGCCGAGGGCGCCGTCCTGCGCTGCGGCGGCGCACGGCCCGACGATCCGGCCCTGGCGAGCGGCCACTACTACCCGCCCACCGTCCTCGACGAGTGCCGGCAGGACATGCGCGTGGTGCACGAGGAGTCCTTCGGACCCGTGCTCACCGTGGAGCGCTTCACCGACGAGGACGACGCCGTACGCATCGCCAACGACACCGAGTACGGACTGGCCGGAGCCGTCTGGACCCAGGACGCGGGCAAGGCCCAGCGGGTCGCCCGGCGGCTGCGCCACGGCACGGTGTGGATCAACGACTACCACCCCTATGTGCCGCAAGCGGAATGGGGTGGCTTCGGACACTCGGGCGTGGGCCGGGAGTTGGGACCGACCGGCCTGAACGAGTACCGAGAGCCCAAGCACATCTGGCAGAACATCCAACCCCGGCCGCAGCTCTGGTTCCGCGGCTGAACGCCGAAGAGAGGTCGATCGTGACCCCCACACAGACCGAGGTGCCGCAGCGGCGCGGTACGCCCCAGGAGTCGGACGGGACTCCCGTCATATCCGTGCGCAATCTGTGGAAGGTGTTCGGGCCGAAGGCAGACCGGGTACCGGCCTCCGAGGAGCTGCGCGGGCTCACCCGACGCGAGCTCATGGACCGCGCCGGATGCACCGCCGCCGTACGCGACGTCAGCTTCGAGGTCGCGCCCGGCGAGGTCTTCGTCGTCATGGGCCTGTCCGGCTCCGGCAAGTCCACACTGGTGCGATGTCTGACCCGGCTGATCGAACCCACCACCGGTGAGATCGTCTTCGAGGGCGAGGACATCCGTGACGCGGACGCGAGGCGACTGCGCGAACTGCGCCGCCGTAAATTCTCCATGGTCTTCCAGCACTTCGGGCTGCTGCCCCACCGCCGCGTCGTCGACAACGTGGGCTTCGGTCTTGAGATCCGCGGCATGAGCAGGGCCGAACGCACCAAGCGGGCCCTGGAGGTCGTCGAGCTGGTCGGCCTCTCCGGCTACGAGAACTCCTACCCCGACCAGCTGTCCGGCGGCATGCAGCAACGCGTCGGCCTGGCACGGGCGTTGGCGGGCGACCCCGACGTCCTCTTCTTCGACGAGCCGTTCTCCGCACTCGACCCGATGATCCGCCGTGACATGCAGAACGAGGTCATCCGGCTGCACCACGAGGTCGGCAAGACGATGGTGTTCATCACCCACGACCTCTCCGAGGCGCTCAAGCTGGGCGACCGCATCCTGATCATGCGCGACGGCAAGATGGTCCAGTGCGGCACCGGCGACGAACTCGTCGGCGCCCCCGCCGACGACTACGTACGCGACTTCGTCAAGGACGTCCCGCGCGGCGACGTCCTCACCCTGCGCTGGATCATGCGCCCGGTGGAGGACGGCGACGCCCTGGACGGTCCCGAGCTGGGCCCGGACGTCGTGGTGAAGGAGGCCACCCGGGCCGTACTGGCGGCGGACAAGCCGGTCAAGGTCGTCGAGGACGGCAAACTGCTCGGCATCGTCGGTGACGAGGAGATCCTCGCGGTGGTCGCCGGGCAGGAAGGCGGCGCGTGATGACCGTCGCCGTGGAGAAACCGGAAAAGACACAACAGACGGAGAAGCCCGCGCCACCCGTCACCCGGGTCCGCCAGGTCAGCCGGCGCACGATGGTGGTCGCGATCCTGGTCGCCTGGCTGGTGCTGTTCGCCCTGCTGCGCGGCAAGCAGACCCTGGCGCTCGCCGCGGCCGACCTGACCGACCTGCACCGGTGGTTCAACGACCTCAACGACTCGATCGGCGCGAACCGCAACTCCAACCCGCTCTTCCTCTACTTCTTCAACGAGATCCGGCTGGTCATCGACAACCTGGTGACCTTCGTCCAGGAGCTGATCTCCCAGCCCTCCGGCACCCGCCCCGTCCCGCAGATCGGCTGGCTCGGCGTCGTCGGCATCACCGGCTATGTCTCCTGGGCCGTGGGCAACTGGAGAGTGGCGCTGCTGGCGGTGGCCGGCTTCACCTTCCTCGGGCTTCAGGGCCTGTGGCAGGAGAGCATGGACACCCTGGCGCTCACCCTTTCCGCCGTCTTCGTCGCGCTGCTGTTCGCGATCCCGCTGGGCGTGTGGGCGGGGCTCTCCGACCGGTTCAACCGGATCGTGACGCCCTTCCTGGACTTCATGCAGACGATGCCGACCTTCGTCTACCTGGCCCCGATGACCCTGTTCTTCCTCATCGGCCCCGCCTCCGCCACCATCGCCACCGTCATCTACGCGGCCCCGCCGGCCATCCGCATCACCGCGCACGCCATCCGCTCGGTGCCGGAGACCACCGTCGAGGCGGCCGACTCGCTGGGCGCCACCCAGCGGCAGGCGCTGCTCAAGGTGCTGCTGCCGATGTCCAAACGGACCGTGGTGATGGGCGTCAACCAGTCGATCATGGCCGCCCTGGCCATGGTGACCATCACCGCCCTGATCGACGCGCCCGGCCTCGGCAAGACCGTCCTCCAGGCACTCCAGTCGCTCGACGTCGGTACGGCCTTCAACGCCGGCCTCGCCATCGTCGTCATGGCGATCGTCCTGGACCGGGTCACCACCGCGGCGAGCACCCGCGAGGAGGCCGCCCGGAAGTCGTCCGGCCGGTTCCTCGCCTGGCGGCGGCCACTGCTGGGAGCGGGCGCCGCGGTCACGGCCGTACTCGTCTACATGTCGCACACCTACCTGTGGGCGGCCGAGTTCCCCGGCGAGGGCACGGCCGGAAGCAAGATCGCGAGCGCGGCGGACACCGCGACCACCTGGGCGCAGGACAACCTGTCCGGCCTCACCAACGCCTTCCGTGATGCGATCACCAACGGCCTGCTCAACCCGTTCCAGTCGCTGCTCACCGACTCCCCGTGGTGGCTCGTCGGCGCCGCCCTGATCGGACTCGGCGTGGTGCTCGGCGGCCCGCGCGC of the Streptomyces sp. NBC_00287 genome contains:
- a CDS encoding IclR family transcriptional regulator, whose product is MQSVDRAISVLEILAQRGEAGVSEVAAEIDVHKSTAFRLLGALEVRGLVEQAGERGKYRLGFGIVRLAGAVTGRIDITQQGRPVCEQLAEEIGETVNIAVMQEHYAVNLYEVRGPGAVSAYNWVGQLTPLHATSSGKILLAHLPAKERAELLAGAGLNKVTPRTITAKTKLEKNLAEARERGYALALEELEIGLHAMAAPVRDRDGQVIAALSASGPSYRFTEERLHELSPVLLKGAEEISHRMGHLG
- the betA gene encoding choline dehydrogenase, with the translated sequence MAPLQYDFVIVGGGSAGSALANRLSADPANRVLVLEAGRSDYPWDVFIQMPAALTYPIGSRFYDWKYESEPEPHMGGRRVYHARGKVLGGSSSINGMIFQRGNPMDYERWAADPGMETWDYAHCLPYFRRMENCLAADPDDEFRGHDGPLVLERGPATNPLFGAFLKATEEAGYAPTDDVNGYRQEGFAKFDRNVHRGRRLSASKAYLKPVKKRPNLTIKTRALVTRVLFEGKKAVGVEYQRGRGALQQVRAREVILCGGAINSPQLLQLSGVGNAEELSALGIDVVHDLPGVGENMQDHLEVYVQYACKQPVSMQPYMAKWRAPFIGLQWLFRKGPAATNHFEAGGFARSNEDVDYPNLMFHFLPIAVRYDGSSPAGGHGYQVHVGPMYSDAIGSVKIKSKDPREHPALRFNYLSTEQDRREWVEAIRVARKLLSQPAMAPYNDGEVSPGPKVDSDEEILDWVAKEGETALHPSCTCKMGPSADEMAVVDPESMRVHGVEGLRVVDASVMPYVTNGNIYAPVMMIAEKAADLILGKEPLPASKAAYYRLRDAEKRAE
- a CDS encoding 5,10-methylenetetrahydrofolate reductase produces the protein MGGSGLRTLLDSVRYEVLPAKATEEKVLAHVPRDVVVTVTASPVKGLEPTLGLTVRLAAHGYRVVPHVPARLLRDDAHLKDVVDRLGEAGVDDVFVPAGDADPPAGPYDGALPVLRRLSELGSPFAHVGVTGYPESHPLIDDDLTIQAMWDKREHATYIVSNLCFDPRVLGEWLARIRRRDVTLPVHLGVAGPVQRAKLLAMATKIGVGESTRFLTKHASWFLRFAAPGGYSPDRLLARTQEALTAPSAGVAGLHLFTFNQIAETERWRRAVLERLDPPSA
- the purU gene encoding formyltetrahydrofolate deformylase; translated protein: MSPRPQPGREYVLTLSCPDSVGLVHAVSGFLVRNSGNILESRQFDDRLQGRFFMRVHFDVSDPNADLETLRYRFGPVAEAYRFSWTLWDASTPTRTLIMVSKFGHCLNDLLFRRRTGSLNIEIPAIVSNHRDFEGLAETYGIPFHHIPVTKDTKGEAEARLLELVGELDIDLVVLARYMQILSDDLCKQFEGRAINIHHSFLPSFKGARPYEQAYDRGVKLVGATAHYVTSDLDEGQIIEQDVVRVDHSLDPGELVTVGRDVEAQVLAHAVKWHSEGRVMVDGHRTVVFR
- a CDS encoding aldehyde dehydrogenase family protein, which gives rise to MAHLYVDGSWRDPVAGGLREIRCPADGTLSATVAEGTRPDAEAAIAAARRAFDEGPWPRTPERERGALLLRTADIMERDGKEFARAESLDTGKRLVESEYDIADVVSCFRYYGGLGGTDAGRVIDTGRDDAVSRVVYEPVGVCGLITPWNYPLLQASWKVAPALLAGNTIVLKPSELTPSTSILLMRALEEAGLPAGAANLVLGTGPEVGAPLSEDPAVDLVSFTGGLETGKRIMATAAASVKKVALELGGKNPNVVFADADFETAVDFALTAVFLHSGQVCSAGARLIVEDSLHDRFVDEVVRRARQIRLGGPFDAEAETGALISAQHLAKVEAYVAAGIAEGAVLRCGGARPDDPALASGHYYPPTVLDECRQDMRVVHEESFGPVLTVERFTDEDDAVRIANDTEYGLAGAVWTQDAGKAQRVARRLRHGTVWINDYHPYVPQAEWGGFGHSGVGRELGPTGLNEYREPKHIWQNIQPRPQLWFRG
- a CDS encoding quaternary amine ABC transporter ATP-binding protein; this encodes MTPTQTEVPQRRGTPQESDGTPVISVRNLWKVFGPKADRVPASEELRGLTRRELMDRAGCTAAVRDVSFEVAPGEVFVVMGLSGSGKSTLVRCLTRLIEPTTGEIVFEGEDIRDADARRLRELRRRKFSMVFQHFGLLPHRRVVDNVGFGLEIRGMSRAERTKRALEVVELVGLSGYENSYPDQLSGGMQQRVGLARALAGDPDVLFFDEPFSALDPMIRRDMQNEVIRLHHEVGKTMVFITHDLSEALKLGDRILIMRDGKMVQCGTGDELVGAPADDYVRDFVKDVPRGDVLTLRWIMRPVEDGDALDGPELGPDVVVKEATRAVLAADKPVKVVEDGKLLGIVGDEEILAVVAGQEGGA
- a CDS encoding ABC transporter permease, which produces MTVAVEKPEKTQQTEKPAPPVTRVRQVSRRTMVVAILVAWLVLFALLRGKQTLALAAADLTDLHRWFNDLNDSIGANRNSNPLFLYFFNEIRLVIDNLVTFVQELISQPSGTRPVPQIGWLGVVGITGYVSWAVGNWRVALLAVAGFTFLGLQGLWQESMDTLALTLSAVFVALLFAIPLGVWAGLSDRFNRIVTPFLDFMQTMPTFVYLAPMTLFFLIGPASATIATVIYAAPPAIRITAHAIRSVPETTVEAADSLGATQRQALLKVLLPMSKRTVVMGVNQSIMAALAMVTITALIDAPGLGKTVLQALQSLDVGTAFNAGLAIVVMAIVLDRVTTAASTREEAARKSSGRFLAWRRPLLGAGAAVTAVLVYMSHTYLWAAEFPGEGTAGSKIASAADTATTWAQDNLSGLTNAFRDAITNGLLNPFQSLLTDSPWWLVGAALIGLGVVLGGPRAAITTVVCVGLLVGTGVWSDAMTTLASTAVATVLVMLLGIVFGVWMGRSPLVDRLMRPTLDAAQVMPPFVYLVPFLALFGATRFTAIVAAIVYAAPVAMKIIADGVRNVPATTVEAATSAGCNTWQIITKVQLPMARGALTLATNQGLIYVLSMVVVGGLVGAGALGYDVVAGFSQGQLYGKGLAAGLAIVLLGVMFDRITQAAARRTSA